One window of Phoenix dactylifera cultivar Barhee BC4 unplaced genomic scaffold, palm_55x_up_171113_PBpolish2nd_filt_p 001769F, whole genome shotgun sequence genomic DNA carries:
- the LOC120109068 gene encoding 40S ribosomal protein S2-3-like, with product MAERGGDRGGFGRGFGRGRGRGDRGRGDRRGGRRGRRDEEEKWVPVTKLGRLVKEGKIHSLEQIYLHSLAVKEHQIVDALLGPQLKDEVMKIMPVQKQTRAGQRTRFKAFVVVGDGNGHVGLGVKCSKEVATAIRGAIILAKLSVIPVRRGYWGNKIGKPHTVPCKVTGKCGSVTVRMVPAPRGAGIVAARVPKKVLQFAGIEDVFTSSRGSTKTLGNFVKATFDCLMKTYGFLTPDFWRETRFTKSPFQEYTDYLAKPAKGIVIEDPERVEA from the exons ATGGCGGAGAGAGGCGGAGACCGTGGCGGATTCGGCCGTGGATTCGGCCGCGGCCGTGGCCGTGGGGACCGCGGGAGGGGCGACCGCCGCGGTGGCCGGCGCGGCCGCCGGGACGAGGAGGAGAAGTGGGTCCCCGTAACCAAGCTCGGCCGCTTGGTGAAGGAGGGAAAGATCCACAGCCTCGAGCAGATCTACCTCCACTCCCTCGCCGTGAAAGAGCACCAAATTGTGGACGCTCTCCTCGGCCCTCAGCTCAAGGACGAGGTCATGAAGATCATGCCGGTCCAGAAGCAGACCCGCGCTGGGCAGAGGACCCGGTTCAAGGCCTTCGTCGTCGTCGGCGACGGCAACGGCCACGTCGGGCTCGGTGTGAAATGCTCGAAGGAGGTGGCCACCGCCATCCGCGGGGCCATCATCCTGGCCAAGCTCTCGGTAATTCCTGTGAGGAGGGGCTACTGGGGGAACAAGATCGGGAAGCCCCACACCGTGCCGTGCAAGGTCACCGGAAAGTGCGGGTCGGTTACCGTTCGGATGGTCCCGGCGCCCCGTGGTGCTGGCATCGTCGCTGCCCGTGTACCCAAGAAGGTGCTCCAGTTCGCAGGGATCGAGGATGTTTTCACGTCATCTCGTGGTTCCACCAAGACCCTTGGAAACTTTGTCAAG GCCACTTTTGATTGTCTCATGAAGACCTATGGATTCCTGACACCTGACTTCTGGAGGGAAACTCGCTTCACCAAGTCCCCATTCCAGGAGTACACGGACTACCTCGCAAAGCCCGCCAAGGGAATTGTTATTGAGGATCCTGAAAGGGTGGAAGCTTAG